The following proteins come from a genomic window of Achromobacter sp. AONIH1:
- a CDS encoding branched-chain amino acid ABC transporter permease, whose protein sequence is MTGLIIQGLINGLILGAIYGLIGVGLNVIFGVLRVVNFAHGEFLVLGAYFAFYLLEYLGINPLLALPLAFAVFFLAGYLLYFVLIPRLSKAEDPEISSLLLMFGVSIMLGAIMLLAFEADARSLPYEIEPVFLKFGPVLVPTVRLLALGIALAIVAALALFLYRTHLGKALRAIIMNRDAVRIVGINAERLSAVAFGLGIGLAAASGVLVAMVFPSFSPFMGNDYTLIGFIVIVLGGLGHPVGALVGALLFGVTEQVSVVFFNPSIATICGFTLMVAMIFVRPSGLFGRQALR, encoded by the coding sequence ATGACCGGACTGATTATCCAAGGGCTGATCAACGGCCTGATCCTGGGCGCCATCTACGGCCTGATCGGCGTGGGGCTGAACGTGATCTTCGGCGTGCTGCGCGTGGTCAACTTCGCGCACGGCGAGTTCCTCGTGCTCGGCGCCTATTTCGCCTTCTATCTGCTGGAGTACCTGGGCATTAACCCCTTGCTGGCCTTGCCGCTGGCCTTCGCCGTCTTCTTCCTGGCCGGCTATCTGCTGTACTTCGTGCTGATCCCGAGGCTGTCCAAGGCCGAAGATCCGGAGATCAGCTCGCTGCTGCTGATGTTCGGCGTGTCCATCATGCTGGGCGCGATCATGCTGCTGGCCTTCGAGGCCGACGCCCGCTCGCTGCCCTATGAGATCGAGCCGGTGTTCCTGAAATTCGGCCCGGTGCTGGTCCCGACGGTACGGTTGCTGGCGCTGGGCATCGCGCTGGCCATCGTGGCGGCGCTGGCCCTGTTCCTGTACCGCACGCATCTGGGCAAAGCGCTGCGCGCCATCATCATGAACCGCGACGCGGTGCGCATCGTCGGCATCAACGCCGAGCGCCTGTCGGCCGTGGCCTTCGGCCTGGGCATCGGCCTGGCGGCGGCCAGCGGCGTGCTGGTGGCGATGGTGTTCCCGTCCTTCTCGCCGTTCATGGGCAACGACTACACGCTGATCGGCTTCATCGTCATCGTGCTGGGCGGCCTGGGCCATCCGGTGGGGGCGCTGGTCGGCGCGCTGCTGTTCGGCGTCACCGAGCAGGTGTCGGTGGTGTTCTTCAATCCGTCCATCGCCACCATCTGCGGCTTCACGCTCATGGTCGCCATGATCTTCGTGCGGCCCAGCGGGCTGTTCGGCCGCCAGGCGCTGCGCTAG
- a CDS encoding LysR family transcriptional regulator, with amino-acid sequence MHALSKLNYRQTEMLWAVVMAGSISGAARLLNISQPAVSRMLAHTEKAMGVTLFERVRGRLQPTVQVQSLFEEIEKTQRMMQRVNDLADALAEHGTGVLRLASIPSLAQYLVPRAVARFQQRHPELLLRLGTTALPSLITDVLQGEAELGLVVMQADHPFLVSEPLHVGRMVAAIPRGHVLAGREVVSLADLSPHPHIIVGTRMPYGMLVLNAFEQAGLPCNMCADVPWSQLACALVNAGVGIAVVDEFTVMQNTMPDVVIVPLQERIPLNISAVYASNREPSRIAQQFIKELRGVLEEAFPGANKGLVKG; translated from the coding sequence GTGCACGCCTTGAGTAAATTGAATTACCGACAGACCGAAATGTTGTGGGCCGTGGTGATGGCCGGATCCATCAGCGGCGCCGCCCGGCTGCTCAATATTTCCCAGCCGGCCGTCAGTCGCATGCTCGCCCACACCGAGAAAGCGATGGGGGTGACGCTGTTCGAGCGGGTGCGGGGGCGGCTGCAGCCGACCGTGCAGGTGCAGAGCCTGTTCGAGGAGATCGAGAAGACGCAGCGCATGATGCAGCGGGTCAATGATCTGGCCGACGCGCTGGCCGAACACGGCACGGGCGTGCTGCGCCTGGCGTCCATCCCCAGTCTGGCGCAGTACCTGGTGCCGCGCGCCGTGGCGCGCTTTCAGCAGCGTCACCCCGAGCTGCTGCTGCGCCTGGGCACGACCGCGCTGCCCAGCCTGATCACCGACGTGCTGCAGGGCGAGGCCGAGCTGGGATTGGTGGTGATGCAGGCCGATCATCCCTTCCTGGTGTCGGAGCCCCTGCATGTGGGGCGCATGGTGGCGGCCATTCCGCGCGGACACGTCCTGGCCGGGCGCGAGGTGGTCAGCCTGGCTGATCTGTCGCCGCATCCGCACATCATCGTCGGCACCCGCATGCCCTACGGGATGCTGGTGCTGAATGCCTTCGAGCAGGCTGGCCTGCCCTGCAACATGTGCGCCGATGTGCCCTGGAGCCAGCTGGCCTGCGCCCTGGTCAACGCGGGCGTCGGGATCGCGGTGGTGGACGAGTTCACGGTCATGCAGAACACCATGCCGGACGTGGTCATCGTGCCGCTCCAGGAGCGCATTCCGCTGAATATCTCGGCGGTCTATGCCAGCAACCGGGAGCCTTCGCGCATCGCGCAGCAGTTCATCAAGGAGCTGCGCGGCGTGCTGGAAGAGGCCTTTCCGGGAGCAAATAAGGGACTGGTTAAGGGTTAG
- a CDS encoding ATP-binding protein: MTANEFTTLIQRAERVLAQLEAWLPPATPEIDWTAHAYRWRKRGARGWLDSVRHVARIDLDDLQHIERQKNVIDRNTQQFIEKKPANNVLMTGARGTGKSSLVKAMLAAYADRGLRLIEVDKSDLGDLADIVELVAGRPERYIVFCDDLSFEEGEAGYKALKSVLDGSVAASGDNVLIYATSNRRHLMPEYMSENLQAKHQPDGEIHPGETVEEKISLSERFGLWLSFYPFKQDDYLDIVYHWLRELGCPEQHIEPSRTEALQWTLERGSRSGRVAYQFARDWAARHV; this comes from the coding sequence GTGACCGCAAACGAATTCACCACCCTGATCCAGCGCGCTGAGCGCGTGCTGGCCCAGCTCGAAGCCTGGCTGCCGCCCGCCACGCCCGAAATCGACTGGACCGCCCATGCCTACCGCTGGCGCAAGCGCGGCGCGCGCGGCTGGCTCGACTCGGTGCGCCACGTGGCCCGCATCGACCTCGACGACCTGCAGCACATCGAGCGCCAGAAGAACGTCATCGACCGCAACACGCAGCAGTTCATCGAGAAAAAGCCCGCCAACAACGTGCTGATGACCGGCGCGCGCGGCACCGGCAAGAGCTCGCTGGTCAAGGCCATGCTGGCGGCCTACGCCGATCGCGGCCTGCGCCTGATCGAAGTGGACAAGTCCGACCTGGGCGACCTGGCCGACATCGTCGAGCTGGTCGCGGGCCGGCCCGAGCGCTACATCGTGTTCTGCGACGACCTGTCCTTCGAGGAAGGCGAGGCCGGCTACAAGGCGCTTAAGTCGGTGCTGGACGGCTCGGTGGCCGCCTCGGGCGACAACGTGCTGATCTACGCCACGTCCAACCGCCGCCACCTCATGCCGGAATACATGAGCGAGAACCTGCAGGCCAAGCACCAGCCGGACGGCGAAATCCATCCCGGCGAAACGGTCGAGGAAAAAATCTCGCTGTCCGAGCGCTTCGGCCTGTGGCTGTCGTTCTATCCCTTCAAGCAGGACGACTACCTGGACATCGTCTACCACTGGCTGCGCGAGTTGGGTTGCCCGGAACAGCACATCGAGCCCTCGCGCACCGAGGCCCTGCAATGGACGCTGGAGCGCGGCTCGCGCTCGGGACGCGTCGCCTACCAATTCGCCCGCGACTGGGCTGCCCGTCATGTCTGA
- a CDS encoding helix-turn-helix domain-containing protein has translation MLIQKLRLKRGWSQQQLAQASGLSARTIQRIEAGQPASVETLKSIASVFEVDFSTLNAEETNMDTTMTAADEAEREAFAHVRELRGFYVACMRYILIAVALFAINLLTSPHNMWSYWAMLGLGLALAARAVRVYAPWRLFGPQWEKAQVEKRLGRPL, from the coding sequence ATGTTGATTCAAAAGCTGCGCCTCAAGCGTGGCTGGTCCCAACAGCAGCTGGCCCAGGCCAGCGGACTGAGCGCCCGGACCATCCAGCGCATCGAAGCGGGCCAACCCGCGAGCGTGGAAACGCTCAAGTCCATTGCCTCGGTTTTCGAAGTCGACTTTTCCACCCTGAACGCAGAGGAAACGAATATGGACACGACCATGACGGCCGCCGACGAGGCGGAACGGGAAGCCTTCGCCCATGTCCGCGAATTGCGCGGTTTCTATGTGGCTTGCATGCGCTACATATTGATCGCGGTGGCGCTGTTCGCGATCAACCTGCTGACATCGCCCCACAACATGTGGTCTTACTGGGCGATGCTGGGCCTGGGACTGGCCCTGGCGGCGCGCGCCGTCCGGGTCTACGCGCCCTGGCGGCTGTTCGGTCCGCAATGGGAAAAAGCCCAGGTGGAAAAGCGGCTCGGACGGCCGCTGTGA
- the vapC gene encoding tRNA(fMet)-specific endonuclease VapC codes for MTLRFVLDTNICIFAIKNKPGAVRQALNRRPGQLCVSAITAMELRYGAEKSATPARNHAVIDGFLKRLEVLNYDRAAAAHAGRLRAELARAGTPIGPYDAMIAGHARSRGFVLVTNNTREFSRVSGLRLDDWTQ; via the coding sequence ATGACGCTGCGGTTCGTGCTCGATACGAACATCTGCATCTTCGCCATCAAGAACAAGCCGGGCGCCGTGCGGCAGGCGCTCAACCGGCGGCCAGGCCAGCTGTGCGTAAGCGCGATCACCGCGATGGAACTGCGCTACGGCGCTGAAAAATCAGCAACCCCGGCCCGGAACCATGCCGTCATCGACGGATTCCTGAAACGCCTGGAAGTGCTGAACTATGACCGCGCGGCAGCCGCGCACGCCGGCCGACTACGGGCGGAGCTGGCGCGAGCCGGCACGCCCATCGGCCCCTACGATGCAATGATCGCCGGCCACGCCCGCTCTCGGGGTTTTGTGCTTGTCACGAACAACACTCGCGAGTTTTCCCGTGTGTCCGGGCTGCGGCTGGACGATTGGACACAGTGA
- a CDS encoding amino acid ABC transporter substrate-binding protein, with the protein MFGKSWLYRLPALALAAAALTPSLGAAQTSDKLRIGMTVSSTGSFALASQSGVRGVELWVDDVNRRGGIEIKGKKYPVELVKLDDRSDKQMVTRVYERLIVDEKVDLVFAPFGSTLTAAAATVTERLGKYMMVWSAASDDLYRQGFKNMVSGTQMPVSAMLRANMEMAAKLGVKKVALLYSDEPFPAGLAEGGKEQATKNGMQVVMFEKYPKGQKDFSTILQKARASGAEALVPTSYEGDLISMTRQMKQLDINFPYVFMVYASTPQFQAIGADADYIYSHTNYHPAINWKVNAGLTREQFATSYDRLFPKAEFPPDFQTALAYGAGALTEEIVKQAGNTDAAALKKASLDLSGKLTVMAGPYAIDETGKQLQMPFPVVQLLPGKQMAPVWPEDVATAKPVYPMPAWNKR; encoded by the coding sequence ATGTTTGGCAAATCCTGGCTGTACCGCCTGCCCGCGCTGGCCCTGGCCGCCGCGGCGCTGACGCCGTCCCTCGGCGCCGCCCAGACTTCCGACAAGCTGCGCATCGGCATGACGGTATCGTCCACCGGCAGCTTCGCGCTCGCCTCGCAATCCGGCGTGCGCGGCGTCGAGCTTTGGGTCGACGACGTCAACCGCCGTGGCGGCATCGAGATCAAGGGCAAGAAATACCCCGTCGAACTGGTCAAGCTGGACGACCGCAGCGACAAGCAGATGGTGACGCGCGTCTACGAACGCCTGATTGTCGATGAAAAAGTGGACCTGGTGTTCGCGCCTTTCGGTTCCACGCTGACGGCCGCCGCCGCGACCGTCACGGAACGGCTGGGCAAGTACATGATGGTCTGGTCCGCCGCCAGCGACGACCTGTACCGCCAGGGCTTCAAGAACATGGTGTCGGGCACGCAGATGCCGGTGTCGGCCATGCTGCGCGCCAACATGGAGATGGCCGCCAAGCTGGGCGTCAAAAAGGTCGCGCTGCTGTACTCGGACGAGCCCTTCCCCGCCGGCCTGGCCGAGGGCGGCAAGGAGCAGGCCACCAAGAACGGCATGCAGGTCGTGATGTTCGAGAAGTACCCCAAGGGCCAGAAGGACTTCAGCACCATCCTGCAGAAGGCCCGCGCGTCCGGCGCCGAGGCGCTGGTGCCGACCTCCTACGAGGGCGACCTCATCAGCATGACGCGCCAGATGAAGCAGCTGGACATCAACTTCCCGTACGTCTTCATGGTGTACGCGTCCACGCCGCAATTCCAGGCCATCGGCGCCGACGCGGACTACATCTACAGCCACACCAACTACCATCCCGCGATCAACTGGAAGGTCAACGCCGGCCTGACGCGCGAGCAATTCGCCACGTCCTATGACCGCCTGTTCCCCAAGGCCGAGTTCCCGCCCGATTTCCAGACCGCGCTGGCCTACGGCGCGGGCGCGCTGACCGAAGAGATCGTCAAGCAGGCGGGCAACACCGACGCCGCCGCGCTCAAGAAGGCCTCGCTGGACCTGTCCGGCAAGCTCACGGTGATGGCCGGCCCCTACGCCATAGACGAGACGGGCAAGCAATTGCAGATGCCATTCCCCGTCGTGCAGCTGCTGCCGGGCAAGCAGATGGCGCCCGTCTGGCCTGAGGACGTGGCCACCGCCAAGCCGGTCTACCCCATGCCTGCCTGGAACAAGCGCTGA
- a CDS encoding Nudix family hydrolase: MSEKIVDVAAGLILRPDGKLLLGQRPEGKPWSGWWELPGGKLEPGETVLQALARELQEEIGIRVTQSRPWVTYVHVYPHTTVRLAFCHVTGWEGEPRGLENQRLEWVDPARAAEVGDLLPATLPPLRWLQLPTRYGISSIGSRAGLPAFLGRLDAALARGVKLVQLREPQWPDGPGAASLHEALLQVKQRCHAAGARLLVNSIHPAAWWKEADGVHLRAADAARLDARPALPEGALVGASAHDNAQVTHARDLGADFAVLGPVLDTPSHPGAPTLSWEGFVAGNRDAGLPVYALGGQSEQTVSQALRHGAHGIAGIRGLI; the protein is encoded by the coding sequence ATGTCTGAAAAAATCGTCGATGTCGCCGCCGGCCTGATCCTGCGCCCGGACGGCAAGCTGCTGCTGGGGCAGCGTCCCGAAGGCAAGCCCTGGTCGGGCTGGTGGGAACTGCCCGGCGGCAAGCTGGAGCCCGGCGAGACCGTGCTGCAGGCGCTGGCGCGCGAACTGCAAGAAGAAATCGGCATCCGCGTCACGCAATCGCGCCCCTGGGTCACCTATGTGCACGTCTATCCCCACACCACGGTACGGCTGGCGTTCTGCCACGTCACCGGCTGGGAAGGCGAGCCGCGCGGCCTGGAGAACCAGCGCCTGGAATGGGTCGACCCGGCGCGCGCGGCCGAGGTCGGCGACCTCCTGCCCGCCACGCTGCCGCCGCTGCGCTGGTTGCAGCTGCCGACCCGCTACGGCATCAGCTCCATCGGCTCGCGCGCGGGCCTGCCGGCTTTCCTGGGCCGGCTGGACGCGGCGCTGGCGCGTGGCGTGAAGCTGGTGCAGCTGCGCGAGCCGCAATGGCCCGACGGCCCCGGCGCCGCCTCGCTGCATGAAGCGCTGCTGCAGGTGAAGCAGCGCTGCCACGCCGCCGGCGCGCGTCTGCTGGTCAACAGCATCCATCCGGCCGCCTGGTGGAAGGAAGCCGACGGCGTGCACCTGCGCGCCGCCGACGCCGCCCGCCTGGACGCGCGCCCGGCGCTGCCCGAAGGCGCGCTGGTCGGCGCATCGGCGCACGACAACGCCCAGGTCACGCATGCGCGCGATCTGGGCGCCGACTTCGCCGTGCTGGGTCCGGTGCTGGACACGCCCAGCCATCCCGGCGCGCCGACGCTGAGTTGGGAAGGCTTCGTGGCCGGCAACCGCGACGCCGGCCTGCCGGTGTATGCGCTCGGCGGCCAGTCCGAGCAAACCGTGTCGCAGGCGCTGCGCCATGGCGCGCACGGCATAGCAGGCATACGCGGACTCATCTGA
- a CDS encoding AbrB/MazE/SpoVT family DNA-binding domain-containing protein, with protein MTLESRYKIRPTPTIALQEPPARPAAGNRQRPTATADNSWDAWFDGESVTADFLVDRDQPTDDAR; from the coding sequence ATGACACTGGAATCCCGCTACAAGATCCGCCCCACCCCGACCATCGCCCTGCAGGAACCCCCGGCCAGGCCCGCCGCCGGCAACCGCCAGCGCCCCACCGCAACCGCCGACAACTCCTGGGACGCCTGGTTCGACGGTGAATCCGTCACTGCCGACTTTCTTGTCGATCGCGACCAGCCGACGGACGACGCCCGATGA
- a CDS encoding ABC transporter ATP-binding protein: MSNAVLALEEVTVAYHGDITILNRVNVQARQGKVTGVIGPNGAGKSTVLKTLFGFLPPRTGRITLRGQDISAQPSHERARHGVAFVPQHRSLFGELSVHDNLLLGCWPFRQDKARVRRRIESVYERFPILAQKRDDPVSSMSGGQQRFVEFGRALLIEPSVILLDEPTAMLAPRISKEIYALIRGFADEGMTVVLVDQNVRRCAEISDYMYILELGRNKAEGSREAFDEGGGLREMVASWMDYKID, from the coding sequence ATGAGCAACGCAGTGCTTGCGCTGGAAGAGGTGACCGTGGCCTATCACGGCGACATCACCATTCTGAACCGCGTGAATGTGCAGGCCCGGCAGGGCAAGGTCACGGGTGTGATCGGACCTAACGGCGCCGGGAAGTCGACGGTGCTCAAGACGCTGTTCGGCTTCCTGCCGCCGCGCACGGGCCGCATCACGTTACGCGGGCAGGACATCAGCGCGCAGCCTTCGCACGAGCGCGCGCGCCATGGCGTGGCCTTCGTGCCGCAGCATCGCAGCCTGTTCGGCGAGTTGTCGGTGCATGACAACCTGCTGCTGGGCTGCTGGCCGTTCCGGCAGGACAAGGCGCGCGTGCGCCGGCGTATCGAGTCTGTGTATGAGCGCTTTCCGATCCTGGCGCAGAAGCGCGACGATCCGGTGTCCAGCATGAGCGGCGGCCAGCAGCGTTTCGTGGAGTTCGGTCGCGCGCTCCTGATCGAGCCGTCGGTGATCCTGCTGGACGAGCCGACCGCCATGCTGGCGCCGCGGATTTCCAAGGAGATCTATGCGCTGATCCGGGGTTTCGCGGACGAAGGCATGACGGTGGTGCTGGTGGACCAGAACGTGCGCCGCTGCGCCGAGATTTCGGACTATATGTACATCCTGGAGCTGGGCCGCAACAAGGCGGAGGGATCGCGCGAGGCCTTCGACGAGGGCGGCGGGTTGCGCGAGATGGTCGCGTCGTGGATGGACTACAAGATCGACTGA
- a CDS encoding amidase, with protein MSDIAFATLSELALGLAEGRHSSVELAKHFLDRIDRANQALHAYVSVDADSTLRLAEAADARRRAGYGLLGPLDGVPVAIKDLCDIEGQIATAGSQAWRQRRGTTTSTAVARLLAGGMVPLGKLHMVEFAFGGWGTNPVMGTPRNPWDLEHARIPGGSSSGSGVAVAAGLAPAALGSDTGGSVRIPAALNGVTGLKTTRGLISLHGAVPLSGTLDSIGPLTRDVRDALLLTQAMAGADPRDPLTQGVPAFQMPGSPAGARPLRGMRIAMMPPAQYPIEVDGAVLAALDDTRRALIELGAEVRETPFPFDFHDMMLRNGVIIAAEAYALHREYIEDDSLPFGRHVRARVLAGKATGAADYVLALQAHARACAAWAEWMRGADALLTPCLPFAACRLEDVDETATPLAAFTRAGNYVNASGLALPAGFTADGLPVGVQLLGSPHGEAALGRIGMAFQAATDWHLRRPDLGAVGL; from the coding sequence ATGTCTGACATCGCATTTGCCACGCTGAGCGAACTCGCCCTGGGCCTGGCCGAGGGACGCCACAGCTCGGTGGAGTTGGCGAAGCACTTCCTGGACCGCATCGACCGCGCCAATCAGGCGCTGCACGCCTATGTGAGCGTGGATGCCGACAGCACGCTGCGCCTGGCCGAGGCCGCCGACGCGCGCCGCCGCGCCGGCTACGGCCTGCTGGGCCCGCTGGACGGCGTGCCCGTGGCCATCAAGGACCTGTGCGACATCGAAGGCCAGATCGCCACCGCCGGCTCGCAGGCCTGGCGCCAGCGGCGCGGCACGACCACCTCGACCGCCGTGGCCAGGCTGCTGGCGGGCGGCATGGTGCCGCTGGGCAAGCTGCACATGGTCGAGTTCGCATTCGGCGGCTGGGGCACCAATCCCGTGATGGGCACGCCGCGCAATCCCTGGGACCTGGAACACGCGCGCATTCCGGGCGGCTCGTCCAGCGGCTCGGGCGTGGCCGTGGCCGCCGGCCTGGCGCCCGCCGCGCTGGGCTCGGACACGGGCGGCTCGGTGCGCATTCCAGCGGCGCTCAACGGCGTCACCGGCCTGAAGACCACGCGCGGGCTGATCAGCCTGCATGGCGCGGTGCCGCTGTCCGGCACGCTGGACTCCATCGGTCCGCTGACGCGCGACGTGCGCGACGCATTGCTGCTGACGCAGGCCATGGCCGGCGCCGATCCCAGGGATCCGCTCACGCAGGGCGTGCCTGCCTTCCAGATGCCCGGGTCGCCCGCCGGCGCGCGGCCCCTGCGCGGCATGCGCATCGCCATGATGCCGCCGGCGCAATACCCGATCGAGGTCGATGGCGCCGTGCTGGCCGCCCTGGACGACACGCGCCGCGCGCTGATCGAACTGGGCGCCGAGGTGCGCGAAACGCCCTTCCCGTTCGACTTCCACGACATGATGCTGCGCAATGGCGTGATCATCGCCGCCGAAGCCTATGCGCTGCACCGCGAATACATCGAGGACGACTCCCTGCCGTTCGGCAGGCATGTGCGCGCCCGCGTGCTGGCGGGCAAGGCCACGGGCGCGGCGGACTACGTGCTGGCGCTGCAGGCGCACGCCCGCGCCTGCGCGGCCTGGGCCGAATGGATGCGCGGCGCCGACGCGCTGCTGACGCCGTGCCTGCCCTTCGCCGCCTGCCGTCTCGAAGACGTCGACGAAACGGCGACGCCGCTGGCGGCCTTCACGCGCGCCGGCAACTACGTCAACGCGTCCGGCCTGGCGCTGCCGGCCGGCTTCACCGCCGACGGCTTGCCCGTGGGCGTGCAACTGCTGGGCAGCCCCCACGGCGAGGCCGCGCTGGGCCGTATCGGCATGGCCTTCCAGGCCGCCACGGACTGGCACTTGCGCCGTCCGGATCTCGGCGCGGTCGGGCTCTAG
- a CDS encoding branched-chain amino acid ABC transporter permease: MSSSPALAAGAASHRAQDQRAQRLRTRIAIAVFAALTISLALVPAATSNISFAFYLMLWITMASAMNICVGFTGYLPFGYVVFYGVGAYATGICYKILGWPILPSLLAAGGTGVAIALLLAPTLRLRGVYFGIVSLALATIVKLVISNLPQSFTGGSMGIILSNANNPAHSYYAMLAVMGATLAVVTWLSASGLGRALKAIRDDDGAAACVGIHVPNTRLKAWLLAALFPALAGGIEAWYTNVVDPEYAFHVLITAKSIIYAMAGGFGTVLGPVAGTLALLGIDHLIWQKFPVVNLLLLGLIIVLLMLFLPRGIVGSLIKRKPQLRRYIA, from the coding sequence ATGAGCAGCAGTCCCGCCCTGGCGGCGGGCGCGGCGTCGCATCGCGCGCAGGATCAGCGCGCGCAGCGGCTACGCACCCGTATCGCCATCGCCGTCTTTGCCGCGCTGACCATCAGCCTGGCCCTGGTCCCCGCCGCGACGTCGAACATCTCGTTCGCGTTCTATCTGATGCTGTGGATCACCATGGCCAGCGCCATGAACATCTGCGTGGGCTTCACCGGCTACCTGCCGTTCGGCTACGTGGTGTTCTACGGCGTGGGCGCCTACGCCACCGGCATCTGCTACAAGATCCTGGGCTGGCCCATCCTGCCGTCGCTGCTCGCGGCCGGCGGCACGGGCGTGGCGATCGCGCTGCTGCTGGCGCCCACGCTGCGGCTGCGCGGCGTGTATTTCGGCATCGTCAGCCTGGCGCTGGCCACCATCGTCAAGCTGGTGATCTCCAACCTGCCGCAGTCCTTCACCGGCGGCAGCATGGGCATCATCCTGTCCAACGCCAACAATCCCGCCCACAGCTACTACGCGATGCTGGCCGTCATGGGCGCCACGCTGGCCGTGGTGACATGGCTATCCGCGTCGGGCCTGGGGCGCGCGCTCAAGGCCATTCGCGACGACGACGGCGCGGCCGCCTGCGTCGGCATCCACGTGCCCAATACGCGGCTGAAGGCCTGGCTGCTGGCCGCGCTGTTCCCGGCGCTGGCCGGCGGCATCGAGGCCTGGTACACGAACGTGGTCGATCCCGAATACGCGTTCCATGTGCTGATCACGGCCAAGAGCATCATTTACGCCATGGCCGGCGGCTTCGGCACCGTGCTCGGGCCGGTGGCCGGCACGCTGGCGCTGCTGGGCATCGATCACCTGATCTGGCAGAAATTCCCGGTGGTGAACCTGCTGCTGCTGGGCCTGATCATCGTGCTGCTGATGCTGTTCCTGCCGCGCGGCATCGTCGGCAGCCTGATCAAGCGCAAGCCGCAACTGCGCCGCTACATCGCCTGA
- a CDS encoding ABC transporter ATP-binding protein produces MLKVSNLKKRFGGLVALQGVDVHVPRGAILGVIGMNGSGKTTMLNCINGIYTPDEGRIELDGRDIAGRQVHEVARLGVGRTFQVPRIFRQLTLLDNLDVAQQQTGRSADERYAQSEYWLRKVELHRLRHNYAEELSGGQQKLVELARIMVARPKVVLLDEPFAGVNPALAQLLISVIRELPVEHDCSVVLVSHDLTSIYQLSHHIIVMNEGAILTEGDADHVRNDPRVVEAYLGE; encoded by the coding sequence ATGTTGAAAGTCAGCAATCTGAAAAAGCGTTTCGGCGGCCTGGTGGCGCTGCAAGGCGTGGATGTGCATGTGCCGCGCGGCGCGATCCTGGGCGTCATCGGCATGAACGGGTCGGGCAAGACCACCATGCTCAACTGCATCAACGGCATCTACACGCCGGACGAGGGCCGCATCGAGCTGGATGGCCGCGATATCGCCGGCCGCCAGGTCCATGAAGTGGCGCGGCTGGGCGTGGGGCGCACCTTCCAGGTGCCGCGCATCTTCCGCCAGCTGACGCTGCTGGACAACCTGGACGTGGCGCAGCAGCAGACCGGGCGCAGCGCCGACGAGCGCTACGCCCAGTCCGAATACTGGCTGCGCAAGGTCGAGCTGCACCGGCTGCGGCACAACTACGCCGAGGAATTGTCCGGCGGCCAGCAGAAGCTGGTGGAGCTGGCGCGCATCATGGTCGCGCGGCCCAAGGTGGTGCTGCTGGACGAGCCCTTCGCCGGCGTCAACCCGGCGCTGGCGCAGCTGCTGATCTCGGTCATCCGCGAGTTGCCGGTCGAGCACGATTGCTCGGTGGTGCTGGTCTCGCATGACCTGACCTCGATCTACCAGCTATCCCACCACATCATTGTCATGAACGAAGGCGCGATCCTGACCGAGGGCGATGCCGACCATGTGCGGAACGATCCGCGAGTGGTCGAGGCATATCTCGGCGAGTAG